In Gammaproteobacteria bacterium, the sequence ACAATCTCCGCCAGGGTGTTGAACACAAAGGTAAACGCAAACAGCACCAGCGCCGCCAGGAACAGCACCCGATAGTGGGTACTGTCCACCTCCGACTCCGGCATCTCCACCGCGATATTGGCCGACAGGGTGCGCATCCCCTGAAAAATACTGAAATCCATCAGCGGCGTATTGCCCGTCGCCATCAGCACGATCATGGTCTCACCCACGGCCCGGCCCATGCCGATCATCACCGCCGAAAAGATACCGGGACTGGCGGTGAGGATCACCACCCGCACCAGGGTCTGCCACGGTGTGGCGCCCAGCGCCAGCGACCCGTAGGACAGGTGTTTGGGCACACTGAACACGGCATCCTCGGTGATGGAAAAGATCGTCGGGATAACCGCGAAACCCATCGCCAGTCCAACCACCATGGCATTGCGCTGATCAAAACCCACCCCCAGCTCGTTGCTCAGCCAGCCGCGCATGTCGCCTCCGAACAGGGCGACCTCCAGGGTCTCGTTCATGCCGAAGGAGACCGCACCCAGCACCAGCACCACCGGCACCAGCAGGGCCGCATCCCAGCCCTCCGGAATCCGGTGGCGGAACTGTCCCGGCAGCTGTTGCCAGAGGAAGGCGAACACCAGCACGCCCAGCGGCACCACGATCAGCAGGCTGAAAATGCCCGGCAGGTTTTCCTCCATCAGCGGCGCCAGCCACAGGCCGGCCAGAAAACCGAGGATCACCGTCGGCAGCGCCTCCATGGTCTCGATGCTGGGCTTCACCACCTGGCGCATCTTCGGCGCCATGAAATAGGCGGTATAGATGGCGCCGAATATGGCCAGGGGCATGGCCAGCAGCATGGCGTAGAACGCCGCCTTGATGGTGCCGTAGACCAGCGGCGTGATGCTCAGCTTCGGTTCAAAGTCGTCACTGGACGAGGAGGACTGCCAGGCATACACCGGCTCGTCATAACTCTCGTACCACACCTTGCCCCACAGCGAGGACCAGGAGATTTCCGGATGTTCGTTCTCCACCCGCCAGAACGACAGCCGGCCGGCGGCGTCTTCGGCGAGCAGGGCATTGGCGCGCGGCGCCATGGCCAGGGTGTTGATCGCCACGCTGCTGGCGGGCTGCTTCAGCATCAGGCGCTGCGCGGTGGAGTGATAGATGGCGAGCTGGCCACTCTCGTCGGCTGCGGCAAATCCCTTGCGGCCATACTCCGGCGCCAGGCTGCTGATCGCCTGCGTCTGCTCGGCGAAGCT encodes:
- a CDS encoding ABC transporter permease subunit, which gives rise to MPTTPTSVLPATDSAENLRRRRWRTLKDRMAMRGVAMGGLSVIIAIALIFFYLLYVVLPLFSAADMERVAEYDLPGGHSTGKPAPSLYLAMEEQAEIGFRLSHDGRAIFFDTHSGRSMDEQTLALPVGAQISSFAAGQPGPARFALGLSNGQAIIARHRYQVSYPNDQRLITPVLEYPLGEEALEIDEDGEALTHIAVQDGEEQATVVAQTADGRLLLTHFSKEVSFLSEVPELEREQVVLSFAEQSSSQTEIKQLLLDKEQRNLYVINTDGGLTHFDVSDKSEPRQAQQLRLVDVGLQVTSVQFLTGDISLLVGDSSGRVVQWFSVQDERGNRALQPIRSFAEQTQAISSLAPEYGRKGFAAADESGQLAIYHSTAQRLMLKQPASSVAINTLAMAPRANALLAEDAAGRLSFWRVENEHPEISWSSLWGKVWYESYDEPVYAWQSSSSSDDFEPKLSITPLVYGTIKAAFYAMLLAMPLAIFGAIYTAYFMAPKMRQVVKPSIETMEALPTVILGFLAGLWLAPLMEENLPGIFSLLIVVPLGVLVFAFLWQQLPGQFRHRIPEGWDAALLVPVVLVLGAVSFGMNETLEVALFGGDMRGWLSNELGVGFDQRNAMVVGLAMGFAVIPTIFSITEDAVFSVPKHLSYGSLALGATPWQTLVRVVILTASPGIFSAVMIGMGRAVGETMIVLMATGNTPLMDFSIFQGMRTLSANIAVEMPESEVDSTHYRVLFLAALVLFAFTFVFNTLAEIVRQRLRTKYSSL